The Granulicella arctica genome segment GCAAGTACGACCCGAAGGCTCGCAAGCATGTTATGTATCGCGAGGCTAAGGCGTAACACTGCTGCGATGCTGCCTTTCTATCAGGCGGCATCGCAGCAGTCGAATCTCATGCCCACCGCCGATCTACAAGTCGTTCAGTCTGTACCTATCCTCCGCCAGCAGATGCTCAGTGCTGCCCGGCAGCGTCGCGGAAGCCTTCTTCTCAACCAACAGTGTTGGGTGTGGGGAAGAGACGTCCTCCATCCCGAGGGGAACCTTCTGCTAGAGTACGGCTTCGAGCGCCAGCGTTGCCCGGAGAAGACGAGCACCTCGACCCAATACACCCTTCATCTTCCTTTACTCCCGCAGCCAACATCGCCGACCGGCGCTCACACTGCAAGAGTCGTCCGTCTCTGGGGATTCGGCCTCTTCTTCAGCGACCACCTTACGCGACTCGACCAGACTGAGTACTCAGGCATATTCCTTAATCGATTCGAGTTCGTGGCCCGCAGCGTCCAGAAGCTTCCTGCGTTCTGCGCCGCAAGAGACATGGCTTCACTGAAGCGCGCCGACGAGCTCACCCTGCTCCCCGATGCACTTCGCTGGATTGCCGGGTATGAAGATTGGGTGATCCGCCGCTTCGGCACTCACTACCGCGATCGCTGCCTGGCCACATGGAACAAACGTCGCATCTCGCCAGATCAGGTCTCACCTGCATGGTTGCGTCTTGCTCAAGAGATCGAAGCGTCGCATACTCGCTTCTGCCGCTCAAGCTAGCGAAGCCGCATCAGCTGCAATCGACGCATGTGCCGTAGACGAAGAACTCGTGTCCGGTCGCCTTGAAGCCACGCGGCAACTTAGGCTTTACCTGGAGGGCGCACCCACTCAACTCGTATGTCTTCATACAAACCGTACATTGAAAGTGATGGTGGTGTTCCTTGCCTGCGACTTCATACCGCGCGGCCTGCCCCGGCAGGTCGATTGGGACCAGCCATTTATCTTCGAGCAGAGAGTTGATATTGCGATAGACCGTCGCAACACTCACACCCTCAACCAGCTTCTGTGCTTCTTGAAGAGCTTCATCAGGCGACAACGGACGATCCGCCTCAAGAAAGGCTGTTCGTATCGCATCCTTCTGCCGAGTCTTGCGAATCTGTATAGGCATAGTGCGACTATATTCTAAACA includes the following:
- a CDS encoding Fur family transcriptional regulator, with the protein product MPIQIRKTRQKDAIRTAFLEADRPLSPDEALQEAQKLVEGVSVATVYRNINSLLEDKWLVPIDLPGQAARYEVAGKEHHHHFQCTVCMKTYELSGCALQVKPKLPRGFKATGHEFFVYGTCVDCS